One Brassica napus cultivar Da-Ae chromosome A5, Da-Ae, whole genome shotgun sequence DNA window includes the following coding sequences:
- the LOC125609642 gene encoding uncharacterized protein LOC125609642: MRGRSIQKWRIKIIGAGKIDSHRVLTGRDHNTLQGRTTSKGQNVENTRAGGSIGMQQERGEIDTEIRSYDQYPKTGQTILHLPQLEANRFNQLQNRHWRAGDHFNKSGGILGVQEEVYKFIPCTSNHWIRRILIYSNLPYLEQTDTNVQQLFLYQAMDEIRTFQAIQKNPRRTNEIYKLIEVPKKEPDHKLSYEPTPKWKPKSDQSIVQVPKPMEVPATEVQSKAYISTTRRTFNMKQILLDSTLKKETVSRRVDCTKGNTPEVLGTSNGTYKDVECGACVFLAPYSGTPAGMGERRGDQECCRSWGVHVEQDVPIGGRAEPDKLRDALHVLKSTEDGNNHINLDDLGSEVDGANGGYDLNLEI, from the exons CACACCGAGTCTTGACGGGAAGGGATCATAATACACTGCAAGGGCGAACCACATCCAAGGGACAGAATGTTGAGAATACCAGAGCAGGCGGGTCCATAGGGATGCAGCAAGAAAGGG GAGAAATTGACACGGAAATCAGAAGTTATGATCAATAtcccaaaaccggccaaaccatTCTGCACTtacctcaattggaagctaaccggttcaatcagcttcaaaacAGACATTGGCGAgcaggagatcatttcaacaAATCAGGAGGTATTCTAGGCGTCCAGGAGGAGGTCTACAAGTTTATACCATGCACCAGCAACcattggatcaggaggatcctcatttactcaaacctgccttatttggagcaaaccgacactaatgtccaacagctctttttatATCAAGCTATGGACGAGATCAGAACCTTTCAAGCCATCCAGAAGAACCCAA GGAGAACAAATGAAATCTATAAGCTTATTGAAGTTCCAAAGAAAGAACCAGACCATAAACTCAGTTATGAACCCACTCCCAAGTGGAAACCGAAATCTGACCAATCCATTGTTCAAGTTCCAAAACCTATG GAGGTACCAGCGAccgaggttcagtccaaggcaTATATCTCCACAACCAGAAGGACTTTCAAcatgaaacaaattttattggattctacactcaagaagga AACCGTAAGTAGAAGGGTCGATTGTACCAAAGGAAACACACCTGAAGTTCttgggaccagtaacgggacatACAAAGATGTCGAATGTGGAGCATGTGTGTTCTTAGCCCCGTACTCGGGAACCCCGGCCGGAATGGGGGAGAGACGG GGTGACCAGGAGTGCTGTAGATCATGGGGTGTGCATGTGGAACAAGACGTTCCAATTGGTGGTCGTGCTGAACCAGATAAACTGAGAGACGCGCTTCATGTGTTGAAATCAACTGAAGATGGAAATAACCACATCAACTTAGATGACTTGGGTTCTGAAGTTGACGGGGCCAACGGGGGTTATGACCTTAATCTTGAAATATAA
- the LOC125608571 gene encoding uncharacterized protein LOC125608571: MVGSATSFVFDDLRKGFNKNEVLARVVHFWEARNVNKGGLLLGFELFLIDQKHTVLAPTDYAGHDIERQNFRIRSYAEFNEAVNKNKNEDLYDALGKLVLINNENFNNGVTNKRIDIHLQLKDGPIVRVTLWGNGAANFQKKLMESVDKPMVLLATTMNPRTFRGL, translated from the exons aTGGTCGGTTCTGCTACTTCTTTTGTTTTCGATGATCTTAGAAAGGGTTTTAATAAGAATGAAGTTCTTGCTAGAGTGGTTCACTTTTGGGAAGCACGTAACGTCAACAAGGGTGGTTTGCTTCTGGGCTTCGAGTTATTTCTTATTGATCAAAag CATACAGTTCTTGCACCCACAGATTATGCTGGCCATGATATTGAGAGGCAAAACTTTAGGATTCGTTCTTATGCTGAGTTCAATGAAGCGGTCAACAAGAACAAGAACGAAGATCTATATG ATGCCCTTGGAAAGCTGGTTCTCATCAACAACGAGAACTTCAACAATGGTGTGACTAATAAGAGAATAGACATTCACTTGCAATTAAAAGA TGGGCCTATTGTTCGTGTAACACTTTGGGGTAACGGTGCTGCCAATTTTCAAAAGAAACTGATGGAAAGTGTTGACAAACCTATGGTGCTTCTCGCTACAACAATGAACCCAAGAACATTTAGAGGTTTGTAA